In Arthrobacter alpinus, a single window of DNA contains:
- the rplB gene encoding 50S ribosomal protein L2 codes for MGIRKYKPTTPGRRGSSVADFTEITRSTPEKSLVRPLPKKGGRNNTGRITTRHKGGGHKRQYRLIDFRRHDKDGVNARVAEIEYDPNRTARIALLHYVDGTKRYIIAPNKLSQGDFVEAGPAADIKPGNNLPLRNIPVGTVIHAVELRPGGGAKMARSAGASVQLVAKEGKFAQLRLPSGEIRNVDARCRATIGEVGNAEQSNINWGKAGRMRWKGVRPTVRGVVMNPVDHPHGGGEGKTSGGRHPVNPNGKREGRTRRPNKESDKLIVRRRRTGKNKR; via the coding sequence ATGGGAATCCGTAAATACAAGCCGACAACCCCGGGCCGTCGCGGCTCGAGCGTTGCCGACTTCACAGAAATCACGCGGTCGACTCCGGAGAAGTCTCTGGTTCGTCCCCTGCCCAAAAAGGGTGGCCGTAACAACACCGGTCGTATCACGACTCGTCACAAGGGTGGTGGCCACAAGCGCCAGTACCGCCTGATTGACTTCCGTCGTCACGACAAGGATGGCGTAAACGCACGCGTTGCTGAGATCGAATACGATCCCAACCGCACCGCTCGCATTGCCCTCCTGCACTACGTTGATGGCACCAAGCGTTACATCATCGCACCGAACAAGCTCAGCCAGGGAGACTTCGTAGAAGCCGGCCCCGCAGCTGATATCAAGCCTGGCAACAACCTTCCGTTGCGCAACATCCCCGTGGGTACTGTTATCCACGCTGTGGAGCTGCGTCCCGGTGGCGGTGCCAAGATGGCTCGTTCGGCTGGTGCTTCGGTTCAGCTCGTCGCCAAGGAAGGCAAGTTCGCCCAGCTGCGTCTGCCCTCCGGCGAAATCCGCAACGTTGATGCGCGCTGCCGCGCGACCATCGGCGAAGTTGGCAACGCTGAGCAGTCCAACATCAACTGGGGTAAGGCTGGCCGTATGCGCTGGAAGGGCGTACGCCCGACCGTCCGCGGTGTTGTCATGAACCCGGTCGATCACCCGCATGGTGGTGGTGAAGGTAAGACCTCCGGTGGACGTCACCCGGTTAACCCGAACGGTAAGCGTGAAGGCCGTACCCGCCGTCCCAACAAAGAGAGCGACAAGCTGATTGTTCGTCGCCGCCGTACTGGCAAGAACAAGCGATAG
- the rpsS gene encoding 30S ribosomal protein S19 — protein MPRSLKKGPFVDQHLFVKVARENENGTKNVIKTWSRRSMIVPDMLGHTIAVHDGRKHIPVFVTESMVGHKLGEFALTRTFRGHVKDDRKGKRR, from the coding sequence ATGCCACGTAGCCTGAAGAAGGGTCCCTTCGTTGACCAGCACCTCTTTGTAAAGGTAGCTCGGGAGAACGAAAATGGAACCAAGAACGTAATTAAGACCTGGTCCCGCCGCTCGATGATCGTCCCCGATATGTTGGGTCACACGATCGCCGTGCACGATGGTCGCAAGCACATCCCCGTGTTTGTAACCGAGTCGATGGTCGGGCACAAGCTCGGCGAATTCGCCCTCACGCGGACATTCCGCGGCCATGTTAAGGACGACCGTAAGGGCAAGCGCCGCTAG
- the rplV gene encoding 50S ribosomal protein L22: MEAKASARHLRVTPMKARRVVNLIRGKQANEALAILKFAPQAASEPVFKVVQSAVANARVLADRDSIAFNENDLYISEIFVDEGPTMKRFQPRAQGRAFQIKKRTSHVTVVVATPEKEEAR, translated from the coding sequence ATGGAAGCCAAGGCAAGTGCGCGTCATCTGCGCGTAACGCCTATGAAGGCCCGGCGCGTCGTCAACCTGATTCGTGGCAAGCAGGCGAATGAGGCATTGGCGATTTTGAAGTTTGCCCCACAGGCAGCTTCGGAGCCGGTATTCAAGGTAGTCCAGTCCGCAGTGGCTAACGCCCGCGTTCTGGCAGATCGCGACAGCATCGCGTTCAACGAGAACGATCTGTACATCAGCGAGATCTTCGTTGATGAAGGCCCCACCATGAAGCGGTTCCAGCCGCGAGCACAGGGCCGTGCATTCCAGATCAAGAAGCGCACCAGCCACGTCACAGTGGTTGTTGCGACACCCGAGAAAGAGGAGGCTCGCTAA
- the rpsC gene encoding 30S ribosomal protein S3, protein MGQKVNPHGFRLGITTDHRSHWFADSNKPGQRYKDFVKEDIQIRALMSTGMDRAGISKVEIERTRDRVRVDIHTARPGIVIGRRGAEADRIRGELEKLTGKQVQLNILEVKNPEADAQLVAQGIAEQLTSRVAFRRAMKKAMQSAQRTGSVKGIRVACAGRLGGAEMSRTEFYREGRVPLHTLRANIDYGFFEAKTVFGRIGVKVWIYKGDVTSKELAAQAAAAPARGRGPRRDGDDRGNRGPRAGGDRRRNDRPERTEAAAAVEAPVAAAPAAEGGEA, encoded by the coding sequence GTGGGACAGAAAGTAAACCCGCACGGGTTCCGTCTCGGGATCACCACGGACCACCGTTCACACTGGTTCGCGGACAGCAACAAGCCCGGTCAGCGCTACAAGGACTTCGTAAAAGAAGACATCCAGATCCGCGCACTCATGTCCACGGGCATGGACCGCGCCGGTATTTCCAAGGTTGAGATCGAGCGCACCCGTGACCGTGTACGTGTGGATATCCACACCGCACGCCCCGGTATTGTTATCGGTCGTCGTGGAGCAGAAGCAGACCGCATTCGCGGCGAGCTCGAAAAGCTCACCGGCAAGCAGGTTCAGCTGAACATCTTGGAAGTCAAGAACCCGGAAGCTGACGCTCAGCTCGTTGCCCAGGGCATCGCTGAGCAGCTGACTTCACGTGTGGCTTTCCGCCGCGCAATGAAGAAGGCCATGCAGTCCGCACAGCGCACCGGCAGCGTCAAGGGCATCCGTGTCGCTTGTGCTGGTCGCTTGGGTGGCGCTGAAATGTCACGCACCGAGTTCTACCGCGAAGGTCGTGTGCCCCTGCACACCCTGCGTGCCAACATCGATTACGGCTTCTTCGAAGCCAAGACCGTGTTCGGCCGTATTGGTGTCAAGGTCTGGATCTACAAGGGCGATGTCACGAGCAAGGAACTGGCTGCTCAGGCAGCTGCTGCTCCTGCACGTGGCCGTGGCCCGCGCCGTGACGGCGATGACCGCGGAAACCGCGGCCCTCGCGCCGGTGGCGACCGTCGTCGTAACGACCGTCCTGAGCGCACCGAGGCTGCTGCCGCGGTTGAGGCTCCTGTAGCTGCAGCTCCGGCAGCAGAAGGAGGAGAGGCTTAA
- the rplP gene encoding 50S ribosomal protein L16 codes for MLIPRRVKHRKQHHPGRSGQATGGTTVSFGEWGIQALSPAYVTNRQIESARIAMTRHIKRGGKVWINIYPDRPLTKKPAETRMGSGKGSPEWWIANVKPGRVLFELSGVSEEVAREALRLAIHKLPLKARIVRREGGE; via the coding sequence ATGCTTATCCCACGTCGAGTAAAGCACCGCAAGCAGCACCACCCGGGTCGTTCCGGGCAGGCTACTGGCGGCACCACGGTTTCGTTTGGTGAGTGGGGCATTCAGGCTCTTTCGCCGGCATACGTAACCAACCGTCAGATCGAGTCCGCTCGTATCGCCATGACTCGTCACATCAAGCGTGGCGGAAAGGTGTGGATCAACATCTACCCTGACCGTCCCTTGACGAAGAAGCCTGCCGAAACCCGCATGGGTTCCGGTAAGGGTTCACCCGAGTGGTGGATTGCAAATGTCAAGCCGGGTCGTGTTCTCTTCGAACTCTCCGGTGTATCAGAAGAGGTAGCACGCGAGGCATTGCGCCTGGCAATCCACAAGCTGCCGTTGAAAGCACGCATTGTGCGTCGCGAAGGTGGTGAGTAG
- the rpmC gene encoding 50S ribosomal protein L29, translating to MSIGSKELAPAQLDGFDNARLVEELRKAKEELFNLRFQSATGQLEGHGRLRVVKRDIARIYTVLRERELGIRPDVVAAAPVEKASKKADKEAKKASKKAETSEEDAK from the coding sequence ATGTCAATTGGTTCCAAGGAACTTGCCCCTGCACAGCTTGATGGGTTCGACAATGCACGTCTTGTTGAAGAACTCCGTAAGGCTAAGGAAGAACTGTTCAACTTGCGCTTCCAGTCGGCTACCGGCCAGCTGGAAGGCCACGGTCGCCTGCGCGTTGTAAAGCGCGACATCGCCCGTATCTACACAGTATTGCGTGAGCGCGAGCTGGGCATTCGCCCGGACGTCGTTGCCGCAGCACCCGTGGAGAAGGCCTCCAAGAAGGCTGACAAGGAAGCCAAGAAGGCCTCCAAGAAGGCTGAAACATCCGAGGAGGACGCCAAGTGA
- the rpsQ gene encoding 30S ribosomal protein S17, with product MSDSVNNTETGAETVVRNERKKLRGYVVSDKMDKTIVVEVEDRVKHALYGKVLRRNKKIKAHDEENSAGIGDLVVISETRPLSATKRFRLVEIVEKAK from the coding sequence GTGAGCGATTCTGTAAACAACACCGAAACTGGCGCGGAGACTGTTGTCCGTAACGAGCGCAAGAAACTGCGCGGTTACGTTGTCTCCGACAAGATGGATAAGACCATCGTTGTTGAGGTTGAAGACCGCGTAAAGCATGCTCTTTACGGTAAGGTTCTTCGCCGCAACAAGAAGATCAAGGCTCACGATGAAGAGAACAGCGCCGGCATCGGCGACCTGGTCGTCATCAGCGAGACCCGCCCGCTCTCCGCAACCAAGCGTTTCCGCCTGGTTGAGATCGTAGAGAAGGCTAAGTAA
- the rplN gene encoding 50S ribosomal protein L14, whose protein sequence is MIQQESRLKIADNTGAKEILTIRVLGGSGRRYAGIGDTIVATVKDAIPGGNVKKGDVVKAVIVRTKKERRRADGSYIKFDENAAVILKADGDPRGTRIFGPVGRELRDKKFMKIISLAPEVL, encoded by the coding sequence GTGATTCAGCAGGAGTCGCGGCTTAAGATCGCCGACAACACGGGGGCCAAGGAAATCTTGACCATCCGCGTTCTCGGTGGATCTGGGCGCCGCTACGCAGGCATCGGTGACACCATTGTCGCCACCGTCAAGGATGCAATTCCCGGCGGTAACGTAAAGAAGGGTGACGTCGTCAAGGCTGTCATCGTTCGTACCAAGAAGGAACGCCGCCGTGCGGATGGTTCCTACATCAAGTTCGATGAGAATGCAGCTGTCATTCTCAAAGCTGACGGGGACCCCCGCGGTACCCGTATCTTCGGCCCGGTTGGCCGTGAACTTCGTGACAAGAAGTTCATGAAGATCATCTCGTTGGCTCCGGAGGTGCTGTAA
- the rplX gene encoding 50S ribosomal protein L24, whose translation MAKIKKGDLVQVITGAKAERGGDRGKQGKVLKVYTETNRVLVEGVNRVTKHTKAGQTERGTNTGGIEIVEAPIHISNVAVVDPSTKKPTRVGYRIETVERDGRERQVRIRFAKTSGKDLA comes from the coding sequence ATGGCAAAGATCAAGAAGGGTGACCTGGTTCAGGTCATCACAGGCGCCAAGGCAGAACGTGGCGGCGACCGTGGCAAGCAGGGCAAGGTCCTGAAGGTCTACACCGAAACCAACCGCGTGTTGGTAGAGGGCGTAAACCGCGTCACCAAGCACACCAAAGCCGGTCAGACGGAACGTGGCACCAACACTGGTGGCATCGAAATCGTCGAAGCACCTATTCACATCTCCAACGTTGCTGTAGTGGACCCGTCCACGAAGAAGCCGACCCGCGTTGGCTACCGCATCGAAACCGTTGAGCGCGATGGCCGCGAGCGTCAAGTACGTATTCGCTTCGCCAAGACCTCGGGGAAGGATCTGGCATGA
- the rplE gene encoding 50S ribosomal protein L5 — protein MSAAVAENTPKITPRLKSRYAAEIKAGLVEEFKYSNVNQVPRLVKVVVNMGVGDAAKDSKLIDHAVRDLTAITGQKPQVTKARKSIAQFKLREGMPIGCHATLRGDRMWEFLDRLVTLALPRIRDFRGLSGKQFDGNGNYTFGLTEQVMFHEIDQDSIDRPRGMDITVVTTAKTDDEGRALLKALGFPFKSEDK, from the coding sequence ATGAGCGCCGCAGTCGCAGAGAACACACCCAAGATCACACCTCGCCTGAAGAGCCGCTACGCAGCGGAAATCAAGGCTGGTTTGGTTGAGGAGTTCAAGTACTCAAACGTCAACCAGGTTCCGCGCTTGGTCAAGGTCGTTGTCAACATGGGTGTTGGAGATGCCGCTAAGGACTCCAAGCTCATCGACCACGCCGTCCGTGACCTCACCGCCATCACCGGTCAGAAGCCTCAGGTAACTAAGGCTCGCAAGTCCATCGCACAGTTCAAGCTGCGCGAAGGCATGCCGATCGGTTGCCACGCAACTCTGCGTGGAGATCGCATGTGGGAATTCCTGGACCGCTTGGTCACACTGGCACTGCCCCGTATCCGCGACTTCCGCGGCCTCAGTGGCAAGCAGTTTGACGGCAACGGAAACTACACCTTCGGTCTGACCGAACAGGTTATGTTCCACGAGATCGACCAGGATTCCATCGACCGCCCCCGCGGTATGGACATCACCGTCGTGACCACAGCCAAGACCGATGACGAAGGCCGCGCGCTGCTCAAGGCGCTTGGCTTCCCGTTTAAATCCGAAGATAAATAA
- the rpsH gene encoding 30S ribosomal protein S8 translates to MTMTDPVADMLTRLRNANSAHHDTVSMPFSKLKGHIADILKAQGYISAWKVEDAEVGKKLTIDLKYGPARERSIAGLRRISKPGLRVYAKSTNLPNVLGGLGVAILSTSSGLLTDRQAAKKGVGGEVLAYVW, encoded by the coding sequence ATGACAATGACAGATCCTGTCGCAGACATGCTTACGCGTCTGCGCAACGCAAACTCGGCACACCACGACACCGTGTCCATGCCGTTTAGCAAGCTTAAAGGCCACATCGCCGACATCCTCAAGGCACAGGGTTACATCTCTGCCTGGAAGGTTGAAGACGCTGAGGTTGGCAAGAAGCTGACCATCGACTTGAAGTACGGTCCCGCACGTGAGCGTTCAATCGCTGGCCTGCGCCGTATCTCCAAGCCCGGACTGCGCGTTTACGCAAAGTCCACGAACCTCCCCAACGTTTTGGGTGGTTTGGGTGTCGCTATCCTGTCGACGTCTTCAGGTCTTTTGACCGACCGTCAGGCTGCCAAGAAGGGCGTGGGTGGGGAAGTCCTCGCCTACGTCTGGTAG
- the rplF gene encoding 50S ribosomal protein L6: protein MSRIGRLPISVPAGVEVKIEDSLVSVKGPKGTLELNISSPITAALEENTITVSRPNDERNSRSLHGLTRTLIDNLIIGVTAGYEKKLEIVGTGYRVVAKGKDLEFALGFSHPVLIEAPEGITLAVESPTKLSVSGISKQQVGEVAANIRKLRKPDPYKGKGVRYAGEIIRRKVGKAGK from the coding sequence ATGTCACGTATTGGACGTCTCCCCATCTCCGTGCCTGCCGGCGTTGAGGTCAAGATTGAAGACAGCCTTGTTTCCGTCAAGGGCCCGAAGGGAACGCTGGAATTGAACATTTCCAGCCCCATCACGGCTGCTCTCGAAGAGAACACCATCACGGTTAGCCGCCCCAACGATGAGCGCAACTCGCGTTCACTCCACGGCCTTACCCGTACCCTCATTGACAACCTGATCATCGGTGTCACTGCTGGCTACGAGAAGAAGCTGGAAATTGTTGGTACCGGTTACCGCGTAGTTGCCAAGGGTAAGGACCTGGAGTTCGCTCTGGGCTTCAGCCACCCGGTCCTCATTGAGGCACCCGAAGGCATCACACTGGCAGTGGAGAGCCCCACAAAGCTCTCTGTGTCAGGTATTAGCAAGCAGCAGGTGGGCGAAGTTGCTGCCAACATCCGCAAGCTGCGCAAGCCCGACCCGTACAAGGGTAAGGGCGTTCGCTACGCTGGCGAGATCATCCGCCGCAAGGTCGGAAAGGCTGGTAAGTAA
- the rplR gene encoding 50S ribosomal protein L18: protein MALSVRGKSKAAARGRRHLRVRKRVSGTTVRPRLVVNRSARHVFVQVIDDTQGLTLVSASTLEADMRAFDGDKTAKAKRIGELVAERAKAAGIEAVVFDRGGNRYHGRVAAIADGAREGGLAL from the coding sequence ATGGCACTATCCGTACGAGGAAAGTCCAAGGCCGCAGCACGCGGCCGTCGTCACCTGCGAGTTCGCAAGCGCGTCAGCGGAACGACTGTGCGTCCGCGGCTGGTCGTCAACCGTTCAGCTCGCCACGTATTTGTTCAGGTCATCGATGATACCCAGGGTCTGACCCTGGTGTCTGCATCGACCCTGGAAGCAGACATGCGCGCATTTGACGGTGACAAGACCGCCAAGGCAAAGCGCATTGGTGAGCTCGTTGCCGAGCGCGCCAAGGCTGCAGGCATCGAAGCTGTTGTCTTCGACCGTGGCGGTAACCGCTACCACGGCCGTGTCGCAGCTATTGCTGACGGCGCACGTGAAGGCGGTCTGGCACTGTGA
- the rpsE gene encoding 30S ribosomal protein S5, producing the protein MSEATAADSAAAKTETAAGADGARGRGGRDGARGGREGGRDGGRGRGGRDGGREAEKSQFIERVVNINRVAKVVKGGRRFSFTALVIVGDGNGLVGVGYGKAKEVPAAIAKGVEEAKKSFFRVPMIGKTIPHRVQGEAAAGVVMLRPAAAGTGVIAGGPVRAILECVGIHDVLSKSLGSSNAINIVHATVAALKGLEDPKAVAARRGLPLDEVAPAVLLRNMQKAGL; encoded by the coding sequence GTGTCAGAAGCAACTGCAGCTGACTCTGCAGCCGCGAAGACCGAAACTGCTGCAGGCGCCGATGGCGCTCGTGGCCGTGGCGGTCGCGACGGTGCTCGTGGAGGCCGCGAAGGCGGTCGCGACGGCGGCCGTGGCCGCGGTGGTCGTGACGGTGGACGCGAGGCTGAGAAGAGCCAGTTCATCGAGCGCGTTGTCAACATCAACCGCGTTGCCAAGGTTGTCAAGGGTGGTCGTCGCTTCAGCTTCACCGCACTGGTAATCGTCGGCGACGGCAACGGTCTGGTTGGCGTCGGCTACGGCAAGGCTAAGGAAGTTCCTGCCGCTATCGCCAAGGGTGTTGAAGAAGCTAAGAAGTCCTTCTTCCGCGTCCCCATGATCGGCAAGACCATCCCGCACCGCGTACAGGGTGAGGCCGCCGCAGGCGTCGTCATGCTGCGCCCGGCTGCTGCTGGTACCGGTGTTATTGCCGGTGGCCCGGTTCGTGCGATCTTGGAATGCGTTGGCATCCACGACGTGCTGTCCAAGTCACTCGGTTCCTCAAACGCCATCAACATTGTTCACGCAACTGTTGCTGCTTTGAAGGGCCTGGAAGATCCCAAGGCTGTTGCGGCTCGCCGTGGCCTGCCTTTGGACGAAGTTGCTCCGGCTGTGCTGTTGCGCAACATGCAAAAGGCAGGTCTGTAA
- the rpmD gene encoding 50S ribosomal protein L30, whose translation MTTPKNVQVSENKLEITQVRGVVGAKQFQKDTLRSLGLKRIGHTVVRTADAVTVGMVNTVPHLITVEETK comes from the coding sequence ATGACTACACCGAAGAATGTTCAGGTTTCCGAGAACAAGCTGGAAATCACTCAGGTTAGGGGCGTCGTTGGCGCCAAGCAGTTCCAGAAGGATACCCTTCGTTCACTGGGTCTGAAGCGTATCGGTCACACTGTTGTCCGCACCGCTGATGCAGTGACCGTAGGCATGGTCAACACGGTTCCGCACCTGATCACGGTTGAGGAGACGAAGTAA
- the rplO gene encoding 50S ribosomal protein L15 — protein MAEKTTETAEKQNTLKVHHLRPAPGAKTAKTRVGRGEGSKGKTAGRGTKGTKARYQVKAGFAGGQLPLHMRLPKLRGFKNPFRVEFQVVNLDKLNELFPEGGVVTVEALVEKGAVRKNQPVKVLGTGDLTVKVDVTAHAFSSSAVEKIAAAGGTTTEL, from the coding sequence GTGGCTGAGAAGACTACTGAAACTGCTGAAAAGCAGAACACACTGAAGGTCCACCACCTGCGTCCCGCACCGGGTGCCAAGACGGCTAAAACCCGTGTTGGCCGTGGTGAAGGATCCAAGGGTAAGACCGCTGGCCGCGGTACCAAGGGTACCAAGGCTCGCTACCAGGTTAAGGCTGGCTTTGCCGGTGGCCAGTTGCCGCTGCACATGCGCCTGCCGAAGCTGCGTGGCTTCAAGAACCCGTTCCGCGTTGAGTTCCAGGTTGTAAACCTGGACAAGCTGAACGAGCTCTTCCCCGAAGGTGGCGTTGTCACCGTCGAGGCACTCGTTGAGAAGGGCGCCGTTCGCAAGAACCAGCCCGTGAAGGTGCTGGGCACCGGTGACTTGACCGTCAAGGTTGACGTTACCGCCCACGCATTCTCTTCCAGCGCAGTTGAGAAAATCGCCGCCGCAGGTGGAACCACCACTGAACTCTAA